A genomic region of Nitrospira lenta contains the following coding sequences:
- the rlmN gene encoding 23S rRNA (adenine(2503)-C(2))-methyltransferase RlmN, producing MNTDLSMPEPSRPRTNLLSLTETQMATLVRGFGWPGYRTGQILRWLYQRRARAIAQMTDLSQSDREKLATVATIQRTQDCTILQSSDGTRKLLLTLDDGLRIETVLIPDEDRLTLCVSTQVGCMLDCGFCLTGTMGLKRNLKAHEIVDQVLTAQDHLTGEERLTNLVFMGMGEPLANSEALSAAIRCLTNKSWGLGWSPRRITVSTAGLATRLKDVAALGVNLAISLNGTTEEQRQRLMPAASQIASLKTLMAACRRYPLPPMRRLTFEYVVLAGVNDSDDDARRLVKLLAGIRGKVNLIPFNEFPGNAFRRPTDDRVFTFQAILTRAGIDAFIRKSRGRDVLGACGQLGNVPANQASVALTQIESRC from the coding sequence ATGAACACAGATCTGTCCATGCCTGAACCTTCGCGCCCGCGAACAAACTTACTGAGTCTGACCGAGACCCAGATGGCCACCCTTGTTCGTGGATTCGGCTGGCCTGGTTACCGGACCGGACAGATATTGCGGTGGCTCTATCAACGCCGGGCGCGCGCCATCGCGCAGATGACGGATCTTTCACAGAGCGATCGCGAGAAACTGGCAACCGTCGCAACAATTCAACGCACCCAAGACTGCACGATACTCCAATCATCCGATGGCACGCGCAAATTGCTCCTGACCTTGGACGATGGTCTGCGCATTGAAACCGTCCTGATTCCCGATGAAGACCGGCTGACGCTCTGCGTCTCGACACAAGTCGGCTGTATGCTGGACTGCGGCTTCTGCCTGACCGGCACGATGGGACTCAAGCGCAACCTCAAGGCGCATGAAATTGTCGATCAGGTCCTGACCGCTCAGGATCATCTGACCGGCGAGGAGCGCCTGACCAATCTAGTCTTCATGGGCATGGGCGAGCCGCTGGCGAATAGTGAGGCGCTGTCCGCTGCAATCCGCTGCCTGACAAATAAATCGTGGGGACTGGGCTGGTCGCCGCGCCGCATTACGGTCTCAACTGCGGGACTAGCGACCCGTTTGAAAGACGTCGCGGCGCTCGGGGTAAATCTGGCGATTTCCTTGAACGGCACGACAGAGGAACAACGGCAACGTTTGATGCCCGCGGCCAGTCAGATCGCTTCGCTCAAAACGCTCATGGCCGCTTGCCGCCGGTATCCGCTCCCGCCCATGCGGCGGCTGACGTTTGAATATGTCGTACTGGCCGGGGTGAACGACAGCGATGACGATGCCCGTCGCCTCGTGAAACTGCTCGCGGGAATCCGGGGCAAAGTGAACTTGATCCCGTTCAATGAGTTTCCAGGAAATGCCTTCCGGCGGCCCACTGATGATCGCGTGTTCACGTTCCAGGCGATATTGACCCGCGCCGGCATCGACGCATTCATTCGTAAAAGCCGGGGGCGCGACGTACTGGGCGCCTGCGGTCAATTGGGCAATGTTCCGGCCAACCAGGCGTCCGTTGCCTTGACACAAATCGAATCCCGTTGTTAG